The following are encoded together in the Blautia obeum ATCC 29174 genome:
- a CDS encoding sensor histidine kinase translates to MKKEHTTKNPLKKLSLQWRLTLIITLLMTVTCVLMYFFISNSAVTGIENLGDYVVKINETDSTPITFNINPNTLFAGLSDQVQETKDLFRTRSIIATAIIILLSSVGTYFISRRALLPLRRLSNEVNKIEAQNLSESLEVPDTNDEISRLTGSFNKMLSRLDDAFTAQKQFSASAAHELRTPLAVMQTNLEVFARKKTPTIEEYQDIFGMIQNQTERLSHLSEVLLDMTGIQSVERSDSISLAELTDEVCCDLASIADQKKVELIQEEGDCTVTGSYLLLYRAVYNLVENAIKYNHSGGKVTVKISQTKALPVAHSKPADYALVEVTDTGIGISPEYQEKIFAPFFRVDKSRSRAMGGAGLGLALVAEIARQHGGQVKVLASSKKGSTIALMLPINSPLIEI, encoded by the coding sequence ATGAAAAAAGAACATACAACAAAAAATCCTCTGAAAAAACTCTCTCTGCAGTGGAGGCTGACACTGATCATCACGCTCCTGATGACTGTCACCTGTGTCCTGATGTATTTTTTTATTAGTAACTCCGCTGTTACCGGAATCGAAAATCTGGGTGATTATGTCGTAAAGATCAATGAAACTGATTCCACGCCAATCACCTTTAACATTAATCCAAACACTCTGTTTGCAGGTCTTTCAGATCAGGTACAGGAAACCAAAGACCTTTTCCGCACCAGAAGTATCATTGCAACTGCAATCATTATTCTCCTGAGCAGTGTCGGTACATATTTTATCAGCCGCCGTGCACTGCTGCCTCTACGCAGACTCAGTAACGAAGTCAATAAAATAGAGGCCCAGAATCTTTCTGAGTCTCTTGAAGTTCCAGATACAAACGATGAGATTTCTCGTCTTACAGGCTCTTTTAATAAGATGCTTTCCCGACTGGATGATGCGTTTACGGCACAGAAGCAGTTTTCTGCCAGTGCCGCTCATGAGCTGAGAACTCCGCTTGCTGTCATGCAGACAAACCTCGAAGTTTTTGCACGCAAGAAAACTCCGACAATAGAAGAATATCAGGACATCTTTGGAATGATCCAGAATCAGACCGAACGACTTTCTCATCTATCTGAAGTTCTTCTCGATATGACCGGGATACAATCCGTTGAACGCTCTGATTCTATTTCACTGGCAGAACTCACCGATGAAGTCTGCTGCGATCTTGCCTCCATTGCTGACCAGAAAAAAGTGGAACTGATCCAGGAAGAGGGTGACTGCACCGTTACCGGAAGCTATCTTCTTCTCTACCGTGCTGTTTATAATCTTGTGGAAAATGCCATCAAATACAATCATTCTGGTGGAAAAGTAACGGTAAAAATATCTCAGACAAAAGCACTGCCTGTTGCGCATTCCAAACCAGCAGACTATGCTTTAGTCGAAGTAACAGACACTGGAATCGGTATCTCACCTGAATATCAGGAAAAAATCTTCGCCCCGTTTTTCCGCGTAGACAAATCCCGCAGTCGCGCCATGGGTGGAGCCGGTCTTGGTCTTGCCCTGGTAGCTGAGATTGCCAGACAACATGGCGGCCAGGTAAAAGTTCTGGCGAGCAGCAAAAAAGGCAGCACGATCGCACTCATGCTGCCCATAAATTCACCATTAATTGAAATTTGA